A window from Fodinicurvata sediminis DSM 21159 encodes these proteins:
- the fusA gene encoding elongation factor G — MSSRVTPLDRYRNIGIMAHIDAGKTTTTERVLYYTGRSHKIGEVHDGAATMDWMEQEQERGITITSAATTAFWNDHRVNIIDTPGHVDFTIEVERALRVLDGAIAVFDAVSGVEPQSETVWRQADKYKVPRICFVNKMDRMGSDFFRCIDMIVDRLGATPMVLQLPIGAESDFVGVVDLVKMKAQVWKDESLGAEWEYQDIPANLQDQAAEYREKLIESAVEQDDEAMEAYLEGTEPDEETLKRCIRKGTCDFKFVPVMCGSAFKNKGVQPLLDAVVDYLPSPVDVPDIRGVKPETDEPVIRKTGDDEPMSALAFKVMSDPFVGSLTFVRVYSGSLKKGTQILNSMKNKRERIGRMLLMHANHREDIDEALAGDIVALAGLKDTTTGETLCDPANPVVLEKMEFPDPVIEVAVEPKTKTDQEKMGMALARLAQEDPSFRVSTDHESGQTVIKGMGELHLDIIVDRLRREFKVDANVGAPQVAYRESITRQAEVDYTHKKQTGGSGQFARVKLVFEPLEAGDGFIFENAIVGGSVPKDYVPGVQKGIENSMESGVIAGFPMIDFKVTLVDGAYHDVDSSVMAFEIATRAAFREGVPKAAPVLLEPMMKVEVVTPEEYMGDIIGDLNSRRGNVSGMDSRGNARVVSAMVPLANMFGYVNTLRSMSQGRAQFTMFFDHYDRVPQAVADEVKAKMA, encoded by the coding sequence ATGTCGTCCCGAGTTACACCGCTGGATCGTTACCGCAATATTGGCATCATGGCCCATATTGATGCGGGTAAGACGACCACCACCGAGCGGGTTCTCTATTACACCGGCCGCAGTCACAAGATTGGCGAAGTCCATGACGGTGCGGCCACGATGGACTGGATGGAACAGGAGCAGGAGCGCGGAATCACGATTACTTCCGCTGCTACGACGGCCTTCTGGAACGACCATCGTGTCAACATCATTGACACGCCCGGCCACGTGGACTTCACCATTGAGGTCGAGCGTGCGCTGCGTGTTCTGGACGGCGCGATTGCCGTTTTCGACGCGGTGTCCGGTGTCGAGCCGCAGTCCGAGACGGTCTGGCGTCAGGCGGACAAGTACAAGGTTCCGCGGATCTGCTTCGTCAACAAGATGGACCGCATGGGGTCCGACTTCTTCCGCTGTATCGACATGATCGTCGATCGCCTTGGCGCGACACCGATGGTTCTGCAGTTGCCGATCGGCGCTGAGAGTGACTTCGTGGGTGTTGTCGACCTCGTGAAGATGAAGGCCCAGGTCTGGAAAGACGAATCGCTTGGTGCCGAGTGGGAGTATCAGGATATTCCCGCGAACCTTCAGGACCAGGCCGCCGAGTATCGCGAGAAGTTGATTGAATCCGCGGTCGAGCAGGATGACGAGGCCATGGAGGCCTATCTCGAAGGTACCGAGCCTGACGAGGAAACGCTCAAGCGCTGCATTCGCAAGGGCACTTGCGACTTCAAGTTCGTGCCGGTGATGTGTGGTTCGGCCTTCAAGAACAAGGGTGTCCAGCCGCTGTTGGATGCCGTCGTCGATTACCTGCCGAGCCCGGTGGATGTTCCCGACATTCGCGGCGTCAAGCCCGAGACCGATGAGCCGGTAATTCGCAAGACGGGTGATGACGAACCGATGTCGGCACTTGCCTTCAAGGTGATGTCCGACCCCTTCGTTGGTTCGCTGACCTTCGTACGCGTCTATTCCGGTTCCCTGAAGAAGGGCACGCAGATCCTCAACTCGATGAAGAACAAGCGCGAGCGTATCGGCCGCATGCTGCTGATGCACGCCAACCATCGCGAGGATATCGACGAGGCCCTTGCCGGCGACATCGTTGCGCTTGCCGGTCTGAAAGACACCACAACGGGTGAGACCCTGTGCGATCCTGCCAACCCGGTGGTCCTGGAGAAGATGGAATTCCCCGATCCCGTGATCGAGGTTGCCGTTGAGCCCAAGACCAAGACCGACCAGGAAAAGATGGGCATGGCGCTGGCGCGTCTGGCACAGGAAGATCCTTCCTTCCGGGTGTCCACGGACCACGAAAGCGGTCAGACCGTCATCAAGGGCATGGGTGAGCTTCACCTGGACATCATCGTCGACCGGCTTCGTCGTGAGTTCAAGGTTGACGCGAACGTCGGCGCGCCTCAGGTTGCTTATCGCGAAAGTATCACCCGCCAGGCGGAAGTGGACTACACGCACAAGAAGCAGACGGGTGGCTCCGGTCAGTTCGCACGCGTCAAGCTGGTGTTCGAGCCTCTTGAAGCGGGTGACGGCTTCATCTTCGAGAACGCCATTGTGGGCGGTTCGGTTCCCAAGGATTATGTGCCCGGCGTTCAGAAGGGCATCGAGAACTCCATGGAATCGGGCGTCATTGCAGGCTTCCCGATGATCGACTTCAAGGTCACCCTGGTTGACGGTGCTTACCACGACGTCGACTCGAGTGTTATGGCCTTCGAAATCGCCACCCGTGCGGCCTTCCGCGAAGGTGTTCCAAAAGCGGCCCCCGTGCTGCTGGAGCCGATGATGAAGGTTGAGGTCGTGACGCCTGAAGAGTACATGGGCGACATCATTGGTGACCTGAACAGCCGTCGCGGCAATGTCAGTGGCATGGACAGCCGCGGCAACGCCCGTGTGGTTTCGGCCATGGTGCCGCTGGCCAACATGTTCGGCTACGTCAACACCCTGCGCTCGATGAGCCAGGGTAGGGCACAGTTCACCATGTTCTTCGACCACTACGACCGCGTGCCTCAGGCCGTGGCCGACGAGGTCAAGGCGAAGATGGCCTGA
- the rpsG gene encoding 30S ribosomal protein S7 yields the protein MSRRHSAEKREVLPDPKFGDLVLSKFMNNIMLDGKKSVAEGIVYGALDTVSSKGAGEPLTVFHEALNNIRPEIEVRSRRVGGATYQVPVEVRAQRGQALAMRWLIAAARKRSELTMTARLAGELMDAANNRGAAVKKREDTHRMAEANRAFSHYRW from the coding sequence ATGTCGCGTCGCCATAGCGCCGAAAAACGTGAAGTATTGCCGGATCCAAAGTTCGGCGACCTCGTGCTCAGCAAGTTCATGAACAACATCATGCTTGACGGCAAGAAGTCTGTCGCCGAAGGCATTGTGTACGGGGCGCTTGATACCGTGAGCTCCAAGGGTGCCGGGGAGCCTCTCACCGTTTTTCATGAAGCGCTGAATAACATTCGCCCGGAGATCGAAGTGCGCTCTCGCCGTGTCGGTGGCGCCACCTATCAGGTTCCGGTCGAAGTGCGCGCCCAGCGCGGCCAGGCGCTTGCAATGCGCTGGCTGATCGCGGCTGCGCGCAAGCGTTCCGAGCTGACCATGACGGCTCGCCTGGCAGGCGAGCTGATGGATGCAGCCAATAATCGCGGCGCTGCCGTAAAGAAGCGCGAGGATACGCACCGTATGGCCGAGGCCAACCGCGCATTCTCGCATTATCGCTGGTAA
- a CDS encoding GTP-binding protein, which produces MAKAKYERTKPHCNIGTVGHVDHGKTTLTAAITKVMAESGTGQVMAYDA; this is translated from the coding sequence ATGGCGAAGGCGAAATACGAGCGGACGAAGCCGCACTGCAACATTGGGACGGTAGGTCACGTTGACCATGGTAAGACGACGCTGACGGCGGCGATCACGAAGGTGATGGCGGAGTCTGGCACGGGTCAGGTTATGGCGTACGACGCCAT
- the rpsL gene encoding 30S ribosomal protein S12, giving the protein MPTINQLIRKPRQPEATRNKVPAMEACPQKRGVCTRVYTTTPKKPNSALRKVARVRLTNGYEVTAYIPGEGHNLQEHSVVMIRGGRVKDLPGVRYHIIRGTLDTQGISKRRQRRSKYGAKRPK; this is encoded by the coding sequence ATGCCGACGATCAACCAGCTCATTCGCAAGCCGCGTCAACCCGAGGCTACGCGAAACAAAGTTCCAGCGATGGAGGCCTGCCCGCAGAAGCGCGGGGTGTGCACACGTGTCTACACAACGACACCGAAGAAGCCGAACTCTGCACTGCGTAAGGTTGCGCGTGTGCGTTTGACCAACGGCTACGAGGTGACGGCCTACATTCCCGGCGAGGGGCATAACCTTCAGGAGCACTCCGTGGTGATGATCCGCGGCGGTCGTGTGAAGGACCTTCCGGGCGTCCGCTACCACATCATTCGCGGCACACTGGATACCCAGGGTATTTCCAAGCGCCGTCAGCGCCGTTCGAAATACGGCGCTAAGCGTCCGAAGTAA